CCACTCCCATAAGTACATGCCAAAGCCAATCACATAGGGGCCAGGCCAAAAGACCACACTTATATTGACCTCACCTCCATGTTCATAAGACTCACAGCACCTCTGTCAAACATATCTTGCAATGAGACAATGCTCTCTATATTCTTGATTTAGGAAAAAATATCTCCTTTCATGGAAAAGCAAGTTGGGGgaaaataactatatatttgaGAAGTCTTACCCCTCCAACTTACTCTTCAAAAGTGATCTCCTGGGGGCccgagacatagcacagcggtagggcatttgccttgcgtgcagctgatccaagacagatggtagttcagatcccagcatcccacgtggtccgctgtgcctaccaggagcaattcctgagtgcagagctaggagtaacctctgagagccgccgggtgtgacccaaaatcaaaccaaaaaaagtgacctcctggggcccaagtgatagcacagaggatagggcatttgtcttgcacatggttgactggAGTTAGatacccagcatcctacatggtcccccaagcctgccaggagtaacccctgagcactgctgggtgtgacccccaaacaacagcaataacaacaacaaaaacccaatcaACACAAAAATGATCTCCAATGGAACATGAAGTTTTCAGACTTTAGGGGGAATAAAtgtgctttttcttctttgatgTCATGAGAATAGAAGATGAACATGTCCTTGAAACTAAGTCAAGAGGTTGAGCAGTTAGAAACTGTCATCAGATGATGTCTGGGAATAGGTGGAGAGGGTTTAGAGCACAGGGCCATGGGCACTTGGATGCAAGTTGCCCAGAACCCCCCAGAATGTTGACTGGAGAGTCAATTCCTGCTTTGTGACATGGGTGGTGAAGGCCTTTCAGGAAGGAGGGGAGCGAAAGCAGCATGAAGATATCTACTTGGAATCTAGAGAGTCCAGGCATCTCTCTGAAGGTCTGACTGCTACCTGGCACAAGGACTCATCTTTCTCCTCATGGAGACCTAGTGGTATCCAGATGCAGAAGACAAGGTGGCATCAGAGCTGCAGGATGTGTGATATAACACATGGCACAGGAACTTGCTCCTTGCTCTGGCAGGTGTCACAAGCAATCTCAGACCTGTGAAGTGTCTCcctcaacctgggtttgaaccctgtcCAATCAGGTCCAAGCTACACTGGGTTTACAAAGCATACTGAGAGGAGACTCAGCACAGGAATGAGCAAACCAGGATTTCATTCACTACTTTAGAGATGGGAAGGAGCTCGGTTTCAGAGAGACTGCAATTGTCACCCGAAAGGAAAGATCAAAAATAGGGGTGGCAGGGTGTGAGGGTATCTGAGGAGAGGTTGGGTTTCTTGGGAAGTAGGTTTGTGGAACCAGTGGAATGCCTATTTTGTATAGTGTGGAAAATTAAACATGGCCAAGGTCATTCTCTCATCATGCTTCCAAGAGCTAGCCTGCAGAATTGAGAGTTTCAAGGGAGCAGCTGGGAGAGGAACTGGGGACAATTGGGAGTGGGAGGATCATGGCATGCCCTCAACACTACTGCTGCAGAATTGTGCGTCCAGGACCTCAGTCTATTCCAAGTAtagggagaaagaaatcctactAAACAGCCTGTCTGGCTGGAACCTGCCCCTGGAGGGTTAAGGAAGTAGCAAGAGGGCGAGTCTCACCCTGACAGGCATCAGCATCACTGCAACCTCAgtacacagagaaagcatttggggGAGCGGGAAGCATCCGTCTAAGAGGCAGGAAGGGCACTATAGCTAGGGAGCAGGCATCTGACATAGAGAGGAGGGGACGCTCAAAACGCAGACTACAGACCTCAGGACAGCGAGGCTGAGACTGTCGGAACCAGGCTGCCATCACCTGCTCAGGGGCTGTAGGACCCTCTTCCAGGCAGCCTTCACATCTTTGTTGCGCAGTGTGTAGATGAGAGGATTAAGCAGTGGGGTGATGAGGCAGTAGAAGAAAGACATGAACTTGGCCTGTGTGCTGTTGGCAGGGGGTTGCAGGTACATGTAGATGGCTGGCCCGAAGTACAGGACCACAACTGCTAGGTGTGAGCTGCAGGTGCTAAGAGCCTTGAGGCGCCCCTTGGCTGAGGGCAGACACAGCACGGCCTTGGTGATGAGCGTGTAGGACACGAGTACCAGCAGTGGGGCTAGCAGGGCGAAGGGGATGGCCCCCACAGCGAGGGACAAGTCATTGGCAGTGGTGTCGCCACAGGCCAGTTTGATGAGGACTGGCACTTCACAGAAGAAGTGGTCCAGCATGCGGTGGCCACAGCGGGGCAGCTGCAGCGTGAGTGTGGCCTGCAGCACCGAGTTGGCCAGGCCACTGCACCAGGCTGTAGCTGCCAGCTGTGCACATAGCCTGGGCTGCATGATGAGGCTGTAGTGGAGAGGTCGGCACACAGCCACGTACCGGTCAAAGGCCATCACAGCCAGCAGGGCGCACTCGGTGCAGCCTGTCCAGTGGAAGAGGTAGGCCTGAGTGATGCAGCCCCAGGACGTGATGGTCTTCTCTGGGCCCCAGAGGTTGGCTAGGAGCTGGGGCACGATGGTACAGGTGACACAGATGTCCAGCATCGAGAGATTGtccaggaagaagtacatgggggttTGGAGTCTGGGTTCTACCAGGGACAGGAGGATAATGGAGCCGTTACCCATCAGGGTGAGAATGTAGGAGACTAGGACCAAGCCAAAGAGGGGCATCTCCAGCCAGGGCCACTCCGAGAAGCCCAACAAGACAAAGGTGCCAGGGAAGCTGTCATTCCCCTGGCCCATGGTGGCTATCTGTCTCACCGACTGCTCTGAGGAGAGAGAGGGTGAGTGTGAGCAAGACTTTGTTCATAGTCTTCGCaaccccctaaattttttttgtttgtttttgggtcagacccggcagcgctcaggggttcctcctgactctatgctcagaaattgctcctggctggctcagggaccatttgggatgccaggatttgaaccactgtccttctgcatgcaaggcaaactccctacttccatgctatctctctggccccaccccccTGAAATCTTTCAATATGCAGACTGACACTGCCTTTCTGTGCCACAGAAAGAGGGTTGGAGCAGGGCCTTACTGTGTCCACAGGCTCCAGTCATCTGCTTCTGTTGGGGGGTTCTGAGAGCAGTTAGGACAGGCAAGAAGTTTGTCCTGCCCATCCTGGGCCTACCGGTGCCCCAGCCTTAAACAGctgcttttttgttattgttaaatCTCTTAGATCATCACTTCATTGTTTTATTATAATGCAAGGTAAAGAAATTTCTCTGCCTTCCAAATGAATCATATACAATTATGGTTGACTCCTGGCCCCTCCTGTTATTAGAATACTAGATAGATTACTTCAATCCCCAATTTGTATAACTTACGTATGACCATTAATCCATGTTCTTCAGTCCTAGTCTAGCTTTGGCTCACCAGAGTCAGTTGCTTTTTGAATCTCTCTGGGTAATCAGCCACCTCCTGCCCACCCGTCTAGCTGTCTCGGATGCTGGGAATGGTCATTTCTGTCATTTGCAATATCAATTGTCCTTCCCTGAACAAAGCATTCAGGGCAAAGGCTTCAGAAGTTCCTCAGGAGAGGACACAGCAGCAAAGAGCTGGGTGGATGGACAacaggtgtgtggggggggggggttgtcccATGGGCTTCCCATAAAAGGGACCAGCCTGCAGAAACAGTTGCTTGTTCTTTCTCTCCAAAGCTTAAACTGCAAGACACTAAGGCCAGTGCTGGCTCTGCTTGAGACCCCCACTTCTGCATGTCCCCCACCCATGGCAGCACACCCTCCGCACCTACTTTAAGACCTGTCTGGTCAGGCTGAGGCTTCTCTCAATAACTCTCCTGCTGCCTCTCCTTCACCTGGAGGAGTGGGAGATGCTCTGAAGGGTCTGGTCAGGGTCAGGCGAGTCTCCTCCTCAGCAGCCCTCTTGCTGCCTCTTCCTCAGCTGGAGGAGAGGGAGATGCCTGGGGCTGAGATGCAGGCAGAGATCTGGATCCTTTTCAGGGGCTGGTGAAGCCCACAGAGCTTGCGTGGACGCCTCTTGGGGTTGATTCTCTGAGGTGTTCCCACATGTAAACAGTTCAGCTCcttggggaaggggaggaggcACATTCCCAGGGGTTTAGAGTATCGCATCATCTCCGCTCCAGGGACGAGGCCCTCTGAGCATCCCTGCGTGCAGGTGAGTGTATCTGAGTATTGGTAAATGTGTTTGTGAAGGTAAGTGTGTATGAGTTTGCGAGTGTATATGAGTGGTTGTATACAGCAGAGAAGGTGGTGTGTGTAGGGGTGCTGATGCATGGGAATACAcaattgtgtgtatgtatgagttTGAGTGTTAATGTGTGTGCTAAGCTCTGAAACAGACTACACTCCTGGCGACAACTGAAGCAGCAGCTTAGGGCCTCGATGGCTGCTCTCTGCACCTCTATGCTCACAGGCTGAGCCTCATAAATTCTCCCTCTGCCTGGGTTTGCTCTGGGCTGTGTTCTGTCCTGTCGTCCAGGGGCCACATCATTCTGTGGACTGCAGCTCTGTAAGACATAGGCGGAGCTCCAGACCAGAGATGCCTTCAGACTTcctctttctttaaataaacattgCTCTGGCTACTCTGGATCTTTTAGGCTTGATTTCTAATCTTCCAGATAGAAAACAATACCTAAAGCACTGAGTCATCTGACAGGGTTGGCACCGACCCTACAGATGCCTGTGCTCCACACAGGCACTGCGATCATGGTCTGGTCCAGAAACATGGGCTCTCCATGTACTGTTGTTCGCTTTGACTAACCCAGCATCCTTAACACATCCTTCCTTCACCTTCTCCTCCATCTGAGGTGACTTGGTCCCATCCCATACAGTGAGCAAGTTCACAGGGCAGCAGAACATGGGGAAGAGCAGAGGGCACCTCTAGTCAGCTTTCCTCCGCCTGGCTCTTCCTTCCTTGTGACTAGTCTCAACATCTAGCCATCAACCAGGCTGGGGTAAGTGGCTGGTCTTATCCCGAAGCATCTGCCCCAGGACAGGAACTGGCTGCTAACAGACAGAAACCGGCCTCCCGCAACTGGTCTGCAGAACTGGCAGTGATGGGATCTTGTCCTGTGGGCGGCCTCACTGACTATCTCGGCACTGCAGGGAGGAGCCCACACATGAGCTCTGCCACGAGAATGTTCAATGCAGCAAGTGCTACAGGAAAGACAGGAGAGTGATGAGAAAGGGGCCCACAGAGCTGACAGAACTTGGTGCCTATTTGCCTAACATGAAGgaaatgttacaaggcccaggatGTGGGTTCTGGGATGATCCTGGCATCCTGAAGCCTCAGACCACCTCAGGTGCGGCCCTCAAACACTAggccaggggtgtgtgtgtgtgtgtgtgtgtgtgtgtgtgtgtgtgtgtgtgtgtgtgtgtgtggctcatcCTGATTTGAGGTGCCCTGATGGCCAGCAATGTTGAGCAGGTCTTCATGTGACTGTATACTGTGTGCACAGCCTTGGAGAACTTTCTCTTCAGCTCCTGTATTCTTTACCCACAGGTCCCAGGTAAGGTATGAGGGGCTGGCCCCTGGTGCAGTGAAGAGATGCTGCCACCAGCAGGCATGGTCCTTTCCCCTTTGCCTGTCACTATAGATAGTCCTCAGGACTTTGGGTGAGAGTACAGGGATGGGGTCGATAGTGAGAAGGGCAAGCCAGGCTTCCCACCCCCTTTCCGACTGCTCCCCAAGGCCTGTTTGGGAAGGAAAAGCTGTGATCCATTCACCACAGAAGCAGGAGACAAATGCTGACCTTGCCAACATCTCCTCTGGGGATGCTCTTGGAGTACCTGAAAAATTGGCATCTTGAGATTCCAGATTCTTGGGGGTGTAGAGATGGCATCTTATACACATGTGTTCACACATAATATACATGAAAACACATGTGTATATGCAGAGAGATGTGCACACACAACAGACATGGAAACACACATGTGCACGTGGTCACATGCCCCTCCCCTGGCCTCTACCTCTGCCTCAACGCCTGGGCTGTGGGCAGGAGCTGCTGGCTGTGCTGAGACGACACAGAGGGAGAATGGGGAATTGTCTTCTCCCTGAGCTCAGGTATGTTCATGGGGACAGAGGAATGGACGGGGCTGAGACTGAGGCTGATTTTGCTCTCAGGACATCTCCTGTGACCACTTGGGACTCTTTTGGGGCCAGCAGCATCTGACATGCTGTCACCAGGTCTCCCTGAGTCAACTGCATTTGGTATCCTTCGTTGACTCCCAGGAGCTAGATGCAGGCAGTGTTGGGTCCCTCCTAGAACTAGAGTGGGCTGGGGGCAGTTGTCTGTCTGCAGGACCACCAGCTGCCTCTTCAGAGATGCAGCCAGGAACACTGAAAATCCCTCTGTACAAGAGTCCTCGGACACATTCTGTAACCTCATGTCACTGAGTGCTTGTCCCCAGATCTTGCTGACGGTGCACTGCTGTCACTGACCTGGACTCCCAATGATCCTCTGGAGTGGGGCAGCTACTTTATCTGGTCTTTGACAGGGactgagaaagagaagggaggcgAGCTGGGGTCTAGGGACAGAATGGGAGGAGGGAGACCTCCTGGGGACAGAGAGGAGACATCCCTGAGGTCAGGGGACAGAGAGGGGGAGATGTTCCTGGGATCAGGGGACGGAGGGGAAAAATGGCTCTGGGATCTGGGTACAGGGTGTGGGGATGTCCCTGGGATCAAAGGACAGAGAGGGGGAGATGTCCCTGGAATCAGGGGATAGAGACTGGGAGACTCCCTGGGATCAGGAGACAGAGAGGGGAAAGACATACCTGGGATCTGGGGACAGAGAGAAGATGTGTTTGAGATGTGGGGACAGGAAGGGAGAAGATATCATAGGGACAGACAGGGTGTGGTGGGGTCTGAGCTCATGGAACAGGCTCCAAGCCAGGTCGTTGCCTGTCCATGTGGCTGTGGAAATTTCTCCTGGAGCGGTTTCAGGCCTCAGGAGTCTGCAGGGAAAGGTCTTGCGATTGCGAACTCTGCTGAGGGCTTGGTTCCTAAGGGTGCAGGCAGCCCACAGCCCCTTTCCCATGTCTGGTCGAGAGGAAACCCCCCTCTCTCCCAGCATGGCATTGATGGGCTCCTCCCAAGTGTGGCAGCAGTGGGAGGCAGGCCAAGCGGGCAGAAGCCAGagctggagtggggtggggtaggaCGTCTGTGAGTGATGTTCCAGGACATCATGGCAGCTCCTGGAAGTTGGGTcagttgaaatatattttagggaGTCAAATTTAGGAACTTTCAGAAAATCATGAGCACTTGTGAGGTGTCACAGTGCTTGCAAATGCAAAGAATAAggatctcgggcccggagagatagcacagcggcgtttgccttgcaagcagctgatccaggaccaaaggtggttggttccaatcccggtgtcccatatggtcccccgtgcctgccacgagctatttctgagcagccagccaggagtgacccctgagcacagccgggtgtggcccaagaaccaaaaaaaaaaaaaaaaaaaagaataaggatcTCAGAGAGTTTGGGAAAGACACCCACAATTTCTAGTCCAGTCCAGTTTAGGAGGGCTGGAAGTACACCCACTGTTTCCCTGTAGGAAAATGCTCACGGGCTTCCCACAATGTGGAACTTGTTTGAACTTTGCCCGTGTAGGGAGTGGAGGCTTGGTCTCTGCTTTTCCAGAATCTCCACCTCCTGCCCCCACCTGCTGCCATCTGTCCCCCTGGACTGGGGACAGGCACAGAGCAGAGGCTGAAGGGGTCAGGGTGACCTCCCTCTTCTCTGCTTCACTCAGCTGCTGCCTGCGGGGTCGTGAGGAGCCATGCAGGAAGAGAGCCGAGTGGAGGAAACGGTAAGGGGTGTCTGGCTCTTTCCAGGGGAAACAACTCGTTGAGATAAGGTTTGCAGCCCAGAACAATCTCATTCCTCTCTGCCCTCTTCCTGTCTCTCCTGCTGGCTCCCTTCCCTGAAGGCAGCTCTGCATCTGCACCACCACCCACAGTCCTTGCTGGCTCTTCCTCTAGGGCCAGCTGAGAGTTTCTGAGACTTCCCTGGTGGCCTCTAGGCCAGGCTCTCCCCCACTGAGAGCATCCAGAAAATAAACTTTCACTGAGCACCTCCTACTCCTTCCAGTCTCATGAGACTGCACATGAGTGTTCCCTGCACACAGGAGAGTCCTTTTCACACACAGAAGAGTCTCTCCCATGTCACAAGACTGCATCCATATTCTCCACTCATGGGAGAATCCCTCCAAATCCATGAGACCACACATGTCACAATGAGACTGCATGTGTGTTCTCCACACACAAGCAAGCCTTTCTCTTATAATGAGATTGCACATTTGTTCTCTGTATGTAAGAGTTTCTTCTATACCACGCATGAGAGAGCATATATGTTGTCTATACACAGCATAGTACCTCACACATGAGACTGCACATCTATTCTTTACATATGGGGTAGAGTCCATCCATATTGAAACTGCATGTGTTTTCCACACATGGAAGTGTCCCTCCCATCCCATGAGACTGCAACGTGCTCTCCACACACATTTGAGTTCCTTCCATGTCATGAGACTGCCCATGGTTTTTTTTTCAACACATAGGAGAATCTTGCTGACACCAA
The sequence above is a segment of the Suncus etruscus isolate mSunEtr1 chromosome 8, mSunEtr1.pri.cur, whole genome shotgun sequence genome. Coding sequences within it:
- the LOC126016420 gene encoding olfactory receptor 2G3-like, with amino-acid sequence MGQGNDSFPGTFVLLGFSEWPWLEMPLFGLVLVSYILTLMGNGSIILLSLVEPRLQTPMYFFLDNLSMLDICVTCTIVPQLLANLWGPEKTITSWGCITQAYLFHWTGCTECALLAVMAFDRYVAVCRPLHYSLIMQPRLCAQLAATAWCSGLANSVLQATLTLQLPRCGHRMLDHFFCEVPVLIKLACGDTTANDLSLAVGAIPFALLAPLLVLVSYTLITKAVLCLPSAKGRLKALSTCSSHLAVVVLYFGPAIYMYLQPPANSTQAKFMSFFYCLITPLLNPLIYTLRNKDVKAAWKRVLQPLSR